In a single window of the Bos taurus isolate L1 Dominette 01449 registration number 42190680 breed Hereford chromosome 23, ARS-UCD2.0, whole genome shotgun sequence genome:
- the IER3 gene encoding radiation-inducible immediate-early gene IEX-1: protein MCHSRSSLPTMTVLRAPTPVSSASPGPRRGSGPEIFTFDPLPEPAVAPAARPSATRGHRKRSRRVLYPRVVRRQLPVEEPNPAKRLLFVLLTIIFCQILMAEDSASAPLAPEDISSAPSPASTAATPVFEPLNLTSEPSDYALDLSTFLQQHPAAF from the exons ATGTGTCACTCTCGCAGCTCCCTCCCCACCATGACCGTCCTGCGGGCTCCGACCCCGGTTTCCTCCGCCAGCCCGGGACCCCGACGGGGCTCCGGTCCCGAGATCTTCACCTTCGACCCTCTCCCGGAGCCCGCGGTGGCCCCCGCTGCGCGCCCTAGCGCCACCCGCGGGCATCGAAAGCGCAGCCGTAGGGTCCTCTACCCACGAGTG GTCCGGCGTCAGCTGCCAGTCGAGGAACCGAACCCTGCCAAAAGGCTGCTCTTTGTCCTGCTGACCATCATCTTTTGCCAGATCCTAATGGCTGAAGACAGTGCGTCTGCACCCCTGGCCCCGGAGGACATCTCCAGCGCGCCGTCCCCCGCGTCCACCGCTGCAACCCCGGTCTTCGAGCCCCTTAATCTGACCTCGGAGCCCTCGGACTACGCTTTGGATCTCAGCACTTTTCTCCAGCAACACCCGGCCGCCTTCTAA